The nucleotide window ATCGTGGCTCGCACCGTATGTTCATGGCACTCAAAGACCTCGGCGATTGCCGGGGCGGTCCATCCTTGCGCATTCAGCCGCAGCATATGGGCACGGTCTCGGGTTCGTTGCGGCACGGTCGTGGCTAATCTCAGTTCAGCCAGGGTGCGGTCTTCCTCGTCACTCAGTTTGATTCGTAAGGGGGCAGGCACTAGAGACAACCAGTAGAGGGCCAAATCTATCTTATACTTTATTCCTCCGACCTACTTAATCCCATATAACTTATTAAAATATTTGGGCAATCAGCTTGCAAGTATAACAAGATAAATAAAATAAGATAGGATCATATAACTCGATCGTTACCAAGCTGATCGAGATCGCAGTCGCAAAGTAAAACGCTCGTCGCCTAACACAGCAAAACTGGCAATGGGGCGATCGCTCTCGTTGGACCCTTCTGGCTGTTGGTAAGGAACCAAATTCTATCTGCTATTGCAAATGACATAATAAAACTCAGAAACCTAATGGGGATTATCGGGACGGTGCTATGGTTTCACTGACGTTGCCACTAGTAGTCCGCCACGAAGGTTTTGACAGGTAGGCTGGGAACCGAGAAACTGGGAAAAAACCAGAACTCTTATGCCAGAAAAGTACCTTGTGACGCTGACTGCTGAGGAGCATCAGCAACTGCTCGAGATCACGCATCAAAACAAAGTCTCTGCCAGAAGGTTCAAACGGGCTCAAATTCTGCTGTTAGCAGACGATGGGCATCGGGATGAAGCGATTGCCCTCATGCTTTATGTGGGAGAATCAACGGTTCATCGCACGCGACAAAAGTTTGTTGATGGTGGTGTTGAGTTTGCCTTGAGTGAAGCGCCTCGCTTAGGAGGCAAGCGGAAGCTTGATGGTAAAGCCGAAGCCTTTTTAGTGGCAACGGTCTGTAGTGACCCACCCAAAGGCAAGGCCGAATGGACCATGCAACTGTTGGCTGAACGCTTAGTCGAAGTCAATTTGGTAGATCGAATTTCCGATGAAACAGTGCGTCGGACACTGAAAAAAATGACCTTAAACCCTGGCTGAAAGAACAGTGGTGTATTGGGGAGGTGAATGCCGATTTCATCTGGCGGATGGAAGCCGTGCTGGAGTTATATAGTTACCCCTACGACCCGCAAGAACCTGTCGTCTGTTTTGATGAGCGTCCAGTGCAATTGGTCAGTGAGACTCGAGTCCCTCTGCCGCCTGAGCCTGGTCAACCGGAACGTTATGACTATGAATACAAACGTGAAGGGACTTGTAATTTGTTCGCCTTCTTCCAACCCCTGCAAGGTTGGCGGCAGATTAAAGTGACCCAACAGGGACTTGTAATTTGTTCGCCTTCTTCCAACCCCTGCAAGGTTGGCGGCAGATTAAAGTGACCCAACGCCGTACGTCTGAGGATTTTGCGTTGTGTATGCAGTACTTAGTCGATGTGCTTTTTCCTGATGCGGCACAAATTCATTTGGTGCTGGATAACCTCAACACCCATACTCCCGCTGCACTTTATCAAACCTTTCCACCTCAAGAGGCACTGCGGATTCTCTCCAAACTCCAGTTACACTACACCCCGAAACATGGCAGTTGGCTCAACATGGTTGAATTAGAGTTTTCAGTTCTCTCACGTCAATGTCTGGAACGTCGCATTCCATCTATCACAGAACTGCGACAAGAAACTGAAGCTTGGGAACAAGCACGAAATCAGAATCGGGCAACGGTCAATTGGCGCTTTTCTACCATCGATGCCCGCACCAAATTCGAGCGGCTTTATCCAACTCCTAGCTTGTCATAATCCCTGTGGTGAACTACTAGTCTTGCTTCGGCTTGGATGGCCGCTGTCATGCTTGCCTTACGCTGAACCTATTTTTAATCTGCCTACGACGAGCATTTTTCAGTCTCCAAAACCTCTGCAACAGTGAATTCAAGCATCGGAAATATTGAGGTTATGCTAGCCCCTCAAATTGCTTGCTGGAAAACTTGAACGGCTCCGGCAAAATCAGTCTCAGCCATTAAGATGCAGCGCTGGAGTAAGTTGAGATCAAGCTGAGTTAGACCTGGTAGTTCGCTCCCTGCAATCAGCTCATAGCCACCCTTGCGGAGATGATACAGAGTGAGAACGCCATCTTCCCAGAACCAAACTTCCGGCACCYCTAAGGCGCTGTATCGCCCTAGCTTATTCCCACCGCTACTGAAAACCACTTCGATCGACAAATCAGGAATGGGTTTAGAGCCACCCAGGCAGTAGGATGCATCGGCCTGGGCTGAGGCTTCCCCTGGCTTTTCCTGGGTCTTGGCCCCTGTCGGTTTGAAGGGAATTCCCTTTTGCAGGAAGAAGGTCGTTAATAGATAGCCGATGACATGGGCAAAAAATTCGTGGTCTTCTCCTGGCATGAGGATCTCGATCGTTCCGTTRTAGTAAGATAGCCGCACCCCTGGRGACGCTTCTGCCCCCTGTTGAATCAGCTTGAATTTCTCCCAGGCCCCCTGGATGACAATGCGCTGGTCTACAGACTTCTGAAGCAGTTGTGCCATTTGCTATGCCTTCTGAGTAGCGTTGTGTATTTGCTCATATTTTAAGGCAGATATTTCCCCAAATCTTAGCGGTCTGAGGCCCATGCCACCATGGGATGAGTCTGGAAAACAGGCCCACAGTTATTATTTCGTGCCAATAATAAATTTCGATAAGCCTAAGAAAATCGATCGCGCGTAGCGCGACACAGGCAAGGGCTAAGAAAATTCAGAGCTAAGAGCTTAAGGGCTGAAGCGCTAAGAAAGAGCCCCCGGCAGCACGCAACAAACCCGAAAGCCGATATAGTCGTCACGGCCCTCGCGCGAACCGTAGTCGCGAACAGCAGAACGGCAATCCCCCGGACCGTAGTACCAGGAGCCGCCGCGCAGCACTCGTTGTGTCTCTTTTCGATCGGACTCGACCCAGGCGCTCCCATCGTCAGGCGCATGATTGTAGTTATTGTGGTAGTCGTCTTCGCACCACTCCCAGACATTGCCATGCATGTCGTACAGCCCAAATGGGTTGGCAGGGAACTGCCCCGCCTCAGTGGTTTCCTGGCGATATTGGCCTAAGAGGCCGTGACCATATATTCCCTGGTGCAGGGTGCCGTCAATTTCTTGATCTTGGGCGCAGTAGTTGGCTAATTCATCGCTGAGAGTGTCGCCAACATGGAATGGTGTTTGGGTGCCAGCCCGACAGGCATATTCCCATTCGGACTCCGATGGGAGGCGATAGAGGCGACCAGTCTGCCGGGAGAGCCGCCGACAAAACTCCGTGGCGTCATCCCAACTCACCTGCTCCACTGGACGGCTAGCGCCGTTGAAATGGGAGGGGGCAGAATCCAAATCCTGTTCGACAGCGGGGTAAGCGGCCACCGCACGCCACTGGGCTTGAGTGATGGGGTATTTGCCCAGAAAAAACGATGGCACAGTCACCCCATGTCTGGGCAACTCATCGGTGAAGTATTTCTGATAATCGGCTTCTCCCACCTGATTAACTAGCTCGTCTTTCTCGGCTTCGGTTTGCCCCATCAAGAAGGTGCCACCGGGAATCAGCATCATCTCCAGGTGGGTGTTGTCATCCAATAATTCAGTAAAGAATTGTCCCCGGTGGGTTTGACGGCTGATCACAATCCGTCTGGCGGGGATAGTGGTTTCATTGGCCATGGTCGCTTGTGGAGAGGAAATGAAGGGGGTGCGGTTGAATGACTCTTCGGGAAGCCCTACCAAGCTATCCAACCGCTGGGTATTTTTGGATGCAGGTGCATCACCGGAACGGGTCTGGACTCTTCCTGTACGCCCGACTGATTCCCACCAGTCAGTTCTGACTTTGAAGAGTACTCGGCAGCACGCAACAAACCCGAAAGCCGATATTGTTGTTACGGTTCTCGCGCGAATTGTTGTTGCGAACAGCAGAACGGCAATTCCTCGGATTGTTGTTCCAGGAGCCGCCGCGCAGCAGCTTTGTTGCCCGCCCCACCTTTACTGTAATGGGTGCGGCAGGTTTAAGTGTTTAAAGATGTGCTGACGCAGTTGCCAGGTATCCCCATGGGCCAGGTGAGCATTCCAGCTCTGAAGACTCTGGGCGACATCGTGCTCTGATACCCGACCCCTGGCGTAGTCAGCCTGGAGTTGTTTGAGTCGCCTGCGTCCGATTTGCAGGTTGTAGTTGCGAACCCGGATCCGATCGGGCAGCACCCGAAAGCCAACAAACCTGCCACCATGACGGGTCTGAATCAACTGGCTTTTGATGGGGTGAATTTTTAAGCGTAGTGTCGTGAGATAAGCCTCAATCTGGCTCCGGCAGTCGGATAGAAAGTCTCGATCGTCACTGAAGAGGGAAAAATCATCCACGTAACGTAGGTACTTCGAGACTTTGAGGGTTTCTTTGATATAGCGATCGAAACCGTTGAGATACACATTGGCGAAAAACTGACTGGTGAGGTTGCCGATCGGAAGTCCTTTGGGACGCTCCAGGGGGGTGAGCAGGGTATCGCCCGGAAAGTAGTCGATCAGGGGATCTCCCTCGCTGCGATTGTCCAGGATCCTATCGATCAACCACAGGGTTTCCTGACACTTGAGCTTGCGCTGAATGGTTTGTTTGAGAATGGCAATGTCAATACTGGGGAAGTATTTGCAGATATCGCATTGTAAGACGTAGCGACTAGAACGGGCGTAGTGGACAAACTGGCGCAGGGCCAGGTGGGACCCATAACCTTGACGATTGGCGTAGGTGGTCGCGATGAACGTGCGATCGAAGATCGGGACAATAATGTTACACAGAGCGTGGTGTACGACCCGATCGCGATAGGGGGCCGCCGAAATCACCCGGCGCTTGGGTTCATAGATCTCGAAGACCTTGTACTCACCGGGTTCGTAGGTCTGGGTCTGAAGCTCCCGTTGCAGTTGTAATAGTTCACTTTCGAGATTGTAATTGAAAGCCAACACCGGATCGCGATAACGCTTCTGGCGTTGGGCTTGCTTCGCCGCTGTGAGCAAGTTCTCAAAGGCTGTAATTTGTGGATATAGACTCCCATAGCGTTTCATGTCTGGCTACGCTGCTGCCCTAACCATCCGGTCAACTGCCGCCCGACCTCGTCCAACAATCGACTGACATACTCGTAGCGTGCGACTTCCATCAAGTCAAAGTCCAGCAGCAGACGGGTTTGGTATTGCAGGATATCGAGTTTGCCGCTGAGGGGGTGCAAAATATCCAGTTTATTCCGGGCATAGCGGGCTGTAATGAAGCCTTCAAGCAGGTCATAGAGTGTGGCGACCATCCGGTTTCCCAGCCCAAATTTATGATCGCGGGGCAGCCGATTCAAAATTGGCACGTACCACTTGATCAGGTCATAGGTCTTTTGCACAATGGGTAATTCGCCTGTACTAAATTTGGGCATGAAAATTTTTTGATCGCCTACGGCGAGACAGAAGGGCTAAGAAACCATCTTAGGGCTAAGTGCCTAAGGGCTGCAGTGCTAAGAAGAAGTCCCCGGCAGCACGCAACAAACCCGAAAGCCGATAGAGTTGAAACGGTTCTCGCGCGAATCGTTGAGGCGAACAGCAGAACGGCAATACCCCGGAGAGTCGGCCCAGGAGCCGCCGCGCAGCACTCGACGGTTCTGCTCCTGATCTACTTCTATCCAGGCACTGCCATCATCCGGAGCCCCTTGGTAATTGCTGTGATAATCGTCTTCGCACCACTCCAAGACATTGCCGTGCATGTCATGTAGCCCCCAATCATTCGCTGGAAAGATGCCTACATCAGTCGTCTGTTTCCGATTTTCCCCTGGCGACCCATTGTTGTAGGTGTAATTCCCGTTGTAGTTCGCCAGATCAGGGGTGAGGGTCTCGCCAAAATGAAATGGGGTGGTGCTCCCGGCCCGACAGGCATATTCCCACTGGGCCTCACTGGGCAGGCGATAGGCTTTGCCAGTTTTAGCGGAGAGCCGCTGGCAAAATTCCTGGGCATCCTCCCAACTCACCTGCTCTACCGGGCGGTGATCTCCCTTGAAGCTGGATGGATCGGGATCAAGGTCTTGATTCACGCGATCATAACTGGAGACGACTCGCCACTGGGCCTGGGTAATGGGATAACGCCCGAGATAAAACGGTTGGAGGGTTACTTCGTGCTGGGGACGCTCGTTCTTTGAGCCGTCTGGTTCGCTGGCTGGTGCCCCCATGGTGAAGCTGCCACCGGGGATGGCGATCAGATCTAGCCCAATCTCTTGCCCCGCATTGAGGCCCAGGGTTTCAGTGTATCCCCAGGTAACAATGCGACTACGGCGGATAACCCACTTGCGGTTTTCCCGCTCAATCTTGGCGGTTTCGCAGTTGAAGCGATCCAGGATGGCGGTGATGATGGCGGATTCGTACTCGCAGGGTTGCAGGGGGGGGATGTTGATCAGTTTGGCGACTTCGTATTCCAGATCTTCCAGAGGGAAATCATCACCTGGTCCATGAGTATTGCCATAGGAATCATAGCGACGTGCCAGGGCTGCGTATTCACCTCCCAGGCGGCGCAATACATCTAAGCCAACCCTGGCAAAGGGTTGGGCTGCCTGTCTTAGACTTTCCTCAGACGACTGCAGATCAGCTAGCAGTGCCTGAAAACTTTTTGAGGGTAGGCCGAGCTTTTGACAAATCGACGCAGACAGTACATTCAACACCTCGATCGACTTCGAGATGGATGTATCTCCTAGCAAAATATCACGCACGCGCTCGGTGCCTACTAATGAGTCATCGCCCCAAAATTCATAGCGACAAACAACATCGTCTTCTGCATCACAACGTCTTAAGAGACCGCTGAGCAGAACTTCTGCGACAACAGACTGTTGCACCTCTTCCTCAAAATCGCCCCGAAAGGCATCTCGTAACAGGTCAATCACAGGCAAACTCACTGGAGCCGCCGCCATCAAATTAGCTAATTGCTGGGCTGTTTTAGATGCTGTGGATCGGAACAGAGCGACCCGCTCCTGGGCTGTTCGCTGTGATGTCGATCGGAGGACCTGGGCTGAATTCCCTTTATCCGCCTGCTTGCGGATAAAGACCAGGTCAAACGTTCGGCCAGGGGTACGAATGGAGCCAGTACCAGAAGTGACTTGAGCCCAACGGAACATCGATGCTGCATCAAGGGTGACAATGGGGACAGTGACTAGATCTGCATGGCGATGCTGTTCCAGACGTTGAGGCAAGCCTTCGACTTCTAACTGCGAGCTGGGCAAGCCTGAAGAGAGTGCTCCCAATCGGACAATGTGGCCATCGCGCAATGCAGTCCGTGACCACAGACGCTCTGGGAACATCTGGACGATCGCGATGGGTTGCTCTTTAGCCCAATCCCACAGAGTTTTGTAAAGGATCTCCTGCCGCCAGAGCAAGGAAGTACAGTCTGTCACCAGCCAGATCAACCGCCGTCCTGTGGGGTCAATCAACTCACCTGGACTACGGGGACGGTGGGGGCTCACCGTTTCACTCTTAGCTGCCGACTTCATCGCATCGTGCCAGCGAGGATGTATCTGGATCTTTCCCCCGTGGGCAGACAGTCTCCAGGTGCGGACGGCTCGAAACGCGCCTTGGTACTCCGCCAGGTGGTTCAATTCTGCGATCGATCGCTCCCAGATTACGGTCGTCTTTGATGCCTCAACGACTAAATCCAGTTCCAGCCAACGTTCTGGACTTGGGCGTACCACGGGCATCCAGACCCGTGTTTCAGCAATTTGGGTCACTGTAGCCTCTTCATCCAGATCGAATTGGATTTGTGATGGCACCTTTCGCATCAGGGGGCGGATTGCACGGGATAGGTTTAACTGAGTTCGCAAGGCAGGAGCTGCCGGAACAGAAAATGGCCTGCCCGTGGGTTTCTCTGGCTGCTGTTTTGAGAGGGGTGTTTCTTGCCTTTTTTGTTGTGGGAGCTGTTCTTCGGGATAGAGATTGAGCCCAGCTTCGCTGATGTCAGTTATTTGATCCACCTTAGGCTGCTGACTCGGTTCTTTGGCTGGAGTTTCAGCCAGCCCAGACTCTTCTGGTTCAATGAACTGAGCCAACCAGAGCATATCAACCAGATCGATCGCATCGAAGTCAAGCTTCGCGTCCGCTAGCGTTTCGGCGAACTGTCCGACCGCTGGTCTTCGCTGCTGCTGAGATGTTTCCACAGGCGGTTAATCAGGTCCTCTCTGCTGTTCAAATCTGGGTCGCGCTCACGCATCACCAGGTATACCGCATTTAGGAGTTGATCAGTAGCTAGATCACCCCGACTGCGATCGTTGCGCTTTTTGACAAAATCCTCAATGAGTTTTTTAATCATCGCTTCTGGCAAAACGTGAGTCTCTTTACCATCTTTGGTATCT belongs to Leptolyngbya sp. 'hensonii' and includes:
- a CDS encoding SUMF1/EgtB/PvdO family nonheme iron enzyme, whose translation is MGRATKLLRGGSWNNNPRNCRSAVRNNNSRENRNNNIGFRVCCVLPSTLQSQN
- a CDS encoding Uma2 family endonuclease, yielding MAQLLQKSVDQRIVIQGAWEKFKLIQQGAEASPGVRLSYYNGTIEILMPGEDHEFFAHVIGYLLTTFFLQKGIPFKPTGAKTQEKPGEASAQADASYCLGGSKPIPDLSIEVVFSSGGNKLGRYSALXVPEVWFWEDGVLTLYHLRKGGYELIAGSELPGLTQLDLNLLQRCILMAETDFAGAVQVFQQAI
- a CDS encoding helix-turn-helix domain-containing protein, encoding MALYWLSLVPAPLRIKLSDEEDRTLAELRLATTVPQRTRDRAHMLRLNAQGWTAPAIAEVFECHEHTVRAT
- a CDS encoding RNA-directed DNA polymerase; the protein is MKRYGSLYPQITAFENLLTAAKQAQRQKRYRDPVLAFNYNLESELLQLQRELQTQTYEPGEYKVFEIYEPKRRVISAAPYRDRVVHHALCNIIVPIFDRTFIATTYANRQGYGSHLALRQFVHYARSSRYVLQCDICKYFPSIDIAILKQTIQRKLKCQETLWLIDRILDNRSEGDPLIDYFPGDTLLTPLERPKGLPIGNLTSQFFANVYLNGFDRYIKETLKVSKYLRYVDDFSLFSDDRDFLSDCRSQIEAYLTTLRLKIHPIKSQLIQTRHGGRFVGFRVLPDRIRVRNYNLQIGRRRLKQLQADYARGRVSEHDVAQSLQSWNAHLAHGDTWQLRQHIFKHLNLPHPLQ
- a CDS encoding formylglycine-generating enzyme family protein — its product is METSQQQRRPAVGQFAETLADAKLDFDAIDLVDMLWLAQFIEPEESGLAETPAKEPSQQPKVDQITDISEAGLNLYPEEQLPQQKRQETPLSKQQPEKPTGRPFSVPAAPALRTQLNLSRAIRPLMRKVPSQIQFDLDEEATVTQIAETRVWMPVVRPSPERWLELDLVVEASKTTVIWERSIAELNHLAEYQGAFRAVRTWRLSAHGGKIQIHPRWHDAMKSAAKSETVSPHRPRSPGELIDPTGRRLIWLVTDCTSLLWRQEILYKTLWDWAKEQPIAIVQMFPERLWSRTALRDGHIVRLGALSSGLPSSQLEVEGLPQRLEQHRHADLVTVPIVTLDAASMFRWAQVTSGTGSIRTPGRTFDLVFIRKQADKGNSAQVLRSTSQRTAQERVALFRSTASKTAQQLANLMAAAPVSLPVIDLLRDAFRGDFEEEVQQSVVAEVLLSGLLRRCDAEDDVVCRYEFWGDDSLVGTERVRDILLGDTSISKSIEVLNVLSASICQKLGLPSKSFQALLADLQSSEESLRQAAQPFARVGLDVLRRLGGEYAALARRYDSYGNTHGPGDDFPLEDLEYEVAKLINIPPLQPCEYESAIITAILDRFNCETAKIERENRKWVIRRSRIVTWGYTETLGLNAGQEIGLDLIAIPGGSFTMGAPASEPDGSKNERPQHEVTLQPFYLGRYPITQAQWRVVSSYDRVNQDLDPDPSSFKGDHRPVEQVSWEDAQEFCQRLSAKTGKAYRLPSEAQWEYACRAGSTTPFHFGETLTPDLANYNGNYTYNNGSPGENRKQTTDVGIFPANDWGLHDMHGNVLEWCEDDYHSNYQGAPDDGSAWIEVDQEQNRRVLRGGSWADSPGYCRSAVRLNDSRENRFNSIGFRVCCVLPGTSS
- the avd gene encoding diversity-generating retroelement protein Avd, which translates into the protein MPKFSTGELPIVQKTYDLIKWYVPILNRLPRDHKFGLGNRMVATLYDLLEGFITARYARNKLDILHPLSGKLDILQYQTRLLLDFDLMEVARYEYVSRLLDEVGRQLTGWLGQQRSQT
- a CDS encoding formylglycine-generating enzyme family protein; protein product: MANETTIPARRIVISRQTHRGQFFTELLDDNTHLEMMLIPGGTFLMGQTEAEKDELVNQVGEADYQKYFTDELPRHGVTVPSFFLGKYPITQAQWRAVAAYPAVEQDLDSAPSHFNGASRPVEQVSWDDATEFCRRLSRQTGRLYRLPSESEWEYACRAGTQTPFHVGDTLSDELANYCAQDQEIDGTLHQGIYGHGLLGQYRQETTEAGQFPANPFGLYDMHGNVWEWCEDDYHNNYNHAPDDGSAWVESDRKETQRVLRGGSWYYGPGDCRSAVRDYGSREGRDDYIGFRVCCVLPGALS